The genomic stretch TTAGCAGCCTGCGCTTTCTGAGCTACCGGAGCAGCTTTCTTAGCGTGTTTCACGTGTTTTTTAGCAGCCTGCGCTTTCTGAGCTACCGGAGCAGCCTTCTTAGCGTGTTTTACGTGTTTTTTAGCAGCCTGTGCTTTCTGAGCTACCGGAGCCGCTTTCTTAGCGGATTTTTTGTGTTTTTTAGCAGCCTGAGCTTTCTGAGCTACTTTCTTATGAGTCTTGTGCTTAGCAGCATGCGCTGGAGCAGCAGTAGTCGTTGCAGCAGCGGCTGGCGCTGGAGTTGCTGTAGTTTCAGCAGCGAAAGCGACAGAAGACAGACCCATTGCAGCGGCTACAACCAGAGCTAATACTTTTTTCATCTTTAATTCCTCAGAATTTTTGTTTAAGTGTCCACCCCACTGCGGGGCCGGTATGAAGAATACTAGGCGGGTTCTGTCACAAAGTCCGTGAGTGATTGGTTTCGGCGTGTAACGGAATGTACAAGCTGGGGATTTCAGGGAAATCAGTGAGTTATGCGGTGGAGGCGTAGCATGATGGCCAGGTTTGTACGTTATGCAGTCAACTTCAAAACCTTGGTTTGCTCCTCCCCCTGCGAAGGGGGAGGCCGGGAGGGGGT from Rahnella sikkimica encodes the following:
- the asr gene encoding acid resistance repetitive basic protein Asr; protein product: MKKVLALVVAAAMGLSSVAFAAETTATPAPAAAATTTAAPAHAAKHKTHKKVAQKAQAAKKHKKSAKKAAPVAQKAQAAKKHVKHAKKAAPVAQKAQAAKKHVKHAKKAAPVAQKAQAAKKHVKHAKKAAPAAKATPAA